From the genome of Triticum aestivum cultivar Chinese Spring chromosome 3B, IWGSC CS RefSeq v2.1, whole genome shotgun sequence, one region includes:
- the LOC123071290 gene encoding zinc finger HIT domain-containing protein 3 isoform X1, whose translation MGGGSCDVCKEAPSKYKCPTCRTPYCSVICFKKHKVEFCQKIVPQEETNKPPLQEEVTTSSVLLEKGADYPNIKDQLPSLSKNPDEDQLPSLAADITCPAQSPNTVCPTKALEVEDPSWLVDRNRLRSLVELNEVRDALRDSELQKMILQIDGSSEPEKELEKLMEGQAFQQFANKILDIISAQQ comes from the exons ATGGGTGGTGGGAGCTGCGATGTGTGCAAGGAGGCGCCGTCCAAGTACAAGTGCCCCACTTGCCGCACGCCCTA TTGCTCTGTGATATGCTTTAAAAAACACAAAG TTGAATTCTGCCAAAAGATAGTGCCCCAGGAAGAAACTAACAAGCCGCCGCTGCAGGAGGAAGTTA CGACGAGCTCTGTGTTGCTGGAAAAAGGAGCAGATTATCCCAATATCAAGGATCAGCTTCCCTCTTTAAGTAAAAACCCTGATGAGGACCAGCTTCCCTCTTTAG CAGCGGACATAACGTGCCCTGCACAATCTCCAAACACAGTGTGCCCTACAAAAGCTCTTGAAGTTGAGGATCCAAGCTGGCTTGTTGACCGGAATAGATTAAGGTCCTTAG TTGAATTAAATGAAGTCAGAGATGCTCTCAGGGACTCTGAACTGCAGAAAATGATACTTCAAATTGATGGCTCTTCAGAACCAGAAAAG GAATTGGAGAAATTGATGGAAGGACAAGCTTTTCAACAGTTCGCCAATAAG ATTCTTGACATTATTAGTGCACAACAATGA
- the LOC123071290 gene encoding zinc finger HIT domain-containing protein 3 isoform X2: MGGGSCDVCKEAPSKYKCPTCRTPYCSVICFKKHKVEFCQKIVPQEETNKPPLQEEVTTSSVLLEKGADYPNIKDQLPSLSKNPDEDQLPSLADITCPAQSPNTVCPTKALEVEDPSWLVDRNRLRSLVELNEVRDALRDSELQKMILQIDGSSEPEKELEKLMEGQAFQQFANKILDIISAQQ; the protein is encoded by the exons ATGGGTGGTGGGAGCTGCGATGTGTGCAAGGAGGCGCCGTCCAAGTACAAGTGCCCCACTTGCCGCACGCCCTA TTGCTCTGTGATATGCTTTAAAAAACACAAAG TTGAATTCTGCCAAAAGATAGTGCCCCAGGAAGAAACTAACAAGCCGCCGCTGCAGGAGGAAGTTA CGACGAGCTCTGTGTTGCTGGAAAAAGGAGCAGATTATCCCAATATCAAGGATCAGCTTCCCTCTTTAAGTAAAAACCCTGATGAGGACCAGCTTCCCTCTTTAG CGGACATAACGTGCCCTGCACAATCTCCAAACACAGTGTGCCCTACAAAAGCTCTTGAAGTTGAGGATCCAAGCTGGCTTGTTGACCGGAATAGATTAAGGTCCTTAG TTGAATTAAATGAAGTCAGAGATGCTCTCAGGGACTCTGAACTGCAGAAAATGATACTTCAAATTGATGGCTCTTCAGAACCAGAAAAG GAATTGGAGAAATTGATGGAAGGACAAGCTTTTCAACAGTTCGCCAATAAG ATTCTTGACATTATTAGTGCACAACAATGA
- the LOC123065874 gene encoding 2-oxoglutarate-dependent dioxygenase DAO has translation MAYSPSTPSPGAAFAVGSFPGAVSEDSMFPRPPPPTPKGHMPLPSTADATLTALFDRMILSPPVPVLRLGAPSRLRIRSSATPLVLLDSPDLASLRAACDVGYFHLVGHGIPSQLPSSALAELSRVDASAMRASTLSTLGFSAEGEEMDAGVEPVMVFDVDELGMDALPAALEYARLMREVGMQVVGLFSGAGGVGFGEKPFAEEGGRKARCLVWVSKVGSGEPAVPPAAGDAKAYPYVVGLHCEWEQEAGASSWVMDDSGEWKAVGASDGALLVTIGDIAQVWSNGKLKKVRGMARPTPAPSSEGEEGGEPARLSITVLITLPLDSVVSPLLPLSGAGKDGGDVEEKEKEEVSEDGDEDGCSFLPISLQSYAWGLFHDQLESKDPLAPYRI, from the exons ATGGCTTACTCCCCCAGCACCCCGTCCCCCGGCGCCGCCTTCGCCGTCGGGTCCTTCCCAGGAGCAGTCTCCGAGGACAGCATGTTCCCCAGACCCCCTCCGCCAACGCCTAAAGGCCACATGCCGCTCCCCTCCACCGCCGACGCCACGCTCACTGCTCTGTTCGACCGCATGATCCTCTCCCCGCCGGTTCCAGTCCTCCGCCTAGGCGCCCCCTCTCGCCTCAGAATCCGCTCGTCGGCGACTCCGCTTGTCTTGCTCGACTCCCCTGACTTGGCCTCCCTTCGCGCCGCCTGCGACGTGGGCTACTTCCACCTCGTCGGCCATGGCATCCCTTCCCAGCTGCCATCCTCTGCACTCGCTGAGCTGTCTCGCGTCGACGCGTCCGCTATGCGCGCGTCCACTCTTTCCACGCTCGGGTTCTCCGCGGAGGGTGAGGAAATGGACGCCGGCGTTGAACCCGTCATGGTGTTCGACGTCGACGAGCTGGGGATGGACGCgctcccggcggcgctggagtacGCGCGGCTGATGAGGGAGGTGGGTATGCAGGTGGTGGGGCTTTTCTCTGGGGCTGGTGGGGTGGGTTTCGGGGAGAAGCCGTTCGCggaggaggggggaaggaaggcGAGGTGCCTGGTGTGGGTCTCCAAGGTCGGCTCGGGCGAGCCGGCGGTGCCTCCGGCCGCCGGCGACGCAAAGGCGTATCCGTACGTCGTGGGACTCCATTGCGAGTGGGAGCAGGAAGCCGGTGCATCGAGCTGGGTGATGGACGACAGCGGCGAGTGGAAGGCCGTAGGCGCGAGCGATGGTGCACTCCTGGTCACCATCGGTGACATTGCTCAG GTGTGGAGCAATGGCAAGCTGAAGAAAGTGAGAGGCATGGCTCGCCCAACTCCTGCCCCCAGCAGCGAGGGTGAAGAGGGCGGGGAGCCAGCCCGCCTGTCCATCACCGTGCTGATCACACTGCCCCTGGACAGCGTCGTCTCGCCGCTGCTGCCGCTCTCTGGTGCCGGCAAAGACGGCGGCGacgtggaggagaaggagaaggaggaggtctCTGAAGACGGTGATGAGGATGGATGCAGCTTTCTCCCCATCTCCCTGCAGAGCTACGCGTGGGGGCTGTTCCATGATCAGCTTGAGTCCAAGGATCCGCTTGCCCCGTACCGCATATGA